One stretch of Miscanthus floridulus cultivar M001 chromosome 18, ASM1932011v1, whole genome shotgun sequence DNA includes these proteins:
- the LOC136522189 gene encoding uncharacterized protein, with translation MSHIISNRMCPDTINTYIGNLTESYTDKSNEPNMVAASVIMFALAGLFFNLNLFSGISDISSILDPKVRLFLSSALSLFLPVMSYLFSEAKNNHAGQYSTTTVGTGHVADLSLRAGLILAWMLLVELLRKKVDEIRMRGYSGTIQRAGRVVWLGSLVFFNIRDTGRKAVFAILWILCATRVLQRIAFTEFGKRSYAHGKNARLLSSYMAQILEQEEPRASVQGDIDAGDEVLKRCNYIVMGEENLVGIEPTADGYKLDKQASSSGYDGGGVVKWIRKNDSGIVTVGKVWELDDRDKFFTSQEQIQRLKRICLSFALFKLLRRRFEHLPAVSKQEEDNSRDLLLKGLYNNGETCSAEAMFQVMNDEINFLSEYYHSVVPVVLASPFFLFLNYFLLNIVVAVLCVMTVILCANGDVSYAFQSIATDNYTLKSGVFKIAICLLRSVTTPSAFFSIVDLSITILLFIIYFYEEIWEFFVFLLSNWFMVSMLYNYTSKPRWLRNTTFRGTMFWVGFSIIMWLRSKMSHPSLTLKQFSVLNVRWPLKLPLFAAFTGLAVQKRLVPNSVKKSIMDYLVEHGRGTPNYDLDRGRSALRRNGLLDTLSWACQSDSIAEVILTWHIATSIMEVERRPQTTSSATEGTTFSRVAITLSKYCAYLVAFHPELLPENPEKVELVFEEMKEELKAMISCREYYFSLQWARVRKLIDGPTLTPSDECSKVVRDGVKLGKFLMTDEAAANNRWMVLADVWTELIIYLAPSSEEERVMGHEGALVQGSEFITVLWALTTHIGVSRPPPADRTPC, from the coding sequence ATGAGCCACATCATCAGCAATCGGATGTGCCCAGACACCATTAACACCTACATCGGTAACCTTACAGAATCCTACACCGACAAGAGCAATGAGCCCAACATGGTGGCAGCCTCTGTCATCATGTTCGCCCTCGCCGGGCTCTTCTTCAACCTCAACCTCTTCAGCGGCATCTCCGACATCAGCTCCATCCTCGACCCCAAAGTCCGGCTCTTCCTCTCCTCGGCGCTCTCCCTCTTCCTCCCCGTCATGTCCTACCTCTTCTCGGAAGCCAAGAACAACCATGCCGGCCAGTACTCCACCACCACCGTGGGTACTGGCCACGTTGCTGACCTCTCCCTGAGGGCCGGCCTCATCCTGGCATGGATGCTCCTGGTGGAGCTCCTGCGCAAGAAGGTGGACGAGATCCGCATGCGCGGCTACTCCGGCACCATCCAGCGCGCCGGCCGCGTCGTCTGGCTGGGAAGCCTCGTCTTCTTCAACATCAGGGACACCGGCCGGAAGGCGGTGTTCGCCATCCTCTGGATCCTCTGCGCCACCCGGGTGCTGCAGAGGATCGCCTTCACCGAGTTCGGGAAGCGGTCCTACGCCCATGGCAAGAACGCCCGCCTCCTCAGCTCGTACATGGCCCAGATCCTGGAACAGGAGGAGCCTCGAGCTTCTGTCCAGGGTGATATCGATGCTGGGGACGAGGTGTTGAAGAGGTGCAACTACATTGTGATGGGAGAAGAGAATCTGGTGGGCATTGAGCCCACTGCAGATGGCTACAAGCTGGACAAGCAGGCCAGCTCCTCAGGCTatgacggcggcggcgtcgtCAAATGGATCAGAAAAAATGATAGCGGCATCGTCACTGTCGGTAAAGTCTGGGAGCTCGACGACAGGGACAAGTTCTTCACCTCCCAAGAGCAGATCCAACGCCTGAAGAGGATCTGCCTCTCGTTCGCTCTCTTCAAGCTGCTGCGCCGAAGGTTTGAGCACCTGCCGGCGGTGAGCAAACAAGAAGAGGACAACTCCCGGGACCTCCTCCTGAAAGGCCTCTACAACAATGGCGAAACCTGCTCAGCCGAAGCAATGTTCCAGGTCATGAACGACGAGATCAACTTCCTTAGTGAGTACTATCACTCTGTTGTCCCTGTTGTCCTTGCAAgccccttcttcctcttcctcaacTACTTCCTCCTCAACATAGTCGTCGCCGTCCTGTGCGTCATGACCGTCATTCTCTGCGCCAACGGTGACGTCAGCTACGCGTTCCAGAGCATAGCCACAGATAACTACACCTTGAAATCTGGGGTATTCAAGATAGCCATCTGCCTTCTGCGCAGTGTCACCACACCTTCAGCATTCTTCTCCATCGTAGACCTCTCCATCACCATCCTTCTGTTCATCATCTACTTCTACGAGGAGATATGGGAGTTCTTCGTCTTCCTGCTCTCCAACTGGTTCATGGTGTCCATGCTCTACAACTACACCTCCAAACCACGCTGGCTGAGGAACACCACCTTCCGGGGCACCATGTTCTGGGTGGGCTTCAGCATCATCATGTGGCTGCGGAGCAAGATGAGCCACCCCAGCCTAACCCTCAAGCAGTTCTCCGTCCTGAATGTCCGCTGGCCGCTCAAGCTGCCACTGTTTGCCGCGTTCACCGGCTTAGCGGTGCAAAAAAGGCTAGTGCCGAACAGTGTGAAGAAATCCATCATGGACTACCTGGTGGAACATGGGCGTGGTACCCCAAACTATGATCTTGACCGTGGCAGGTCCGCGCTGCGGAGGAACGGCCTCTTGGACACGCTGTCGTGGGCATGCCAGAGCGACAGCATCGCCGAGGTCATCCTCACATGGCACATCGCCACCAGCATCATGGAGGTGGAGCGCCGCCCGCAGACGACAAGCAGCGCCACGGAAGGAACAACCTTCAGCAGGGTGGCCATTACGCTGTCCAAGTACTGTGCCTACCTGGTGGCCTTCCACCCGGAGCTACTGCCGGAGAATCCGGAGAAGGTGGAGCTCGTCTTCGAGGAGATGAAGGAGGAGCTCAAGGCCATGATCAGCTGTCGGGAGTACTACTTCTCACTGCAATGGGCGCGGGTCCGGAAGCTCATTGACGGCCCGACGCTGACCCCCAGTGATGAATGCAGCAAAGTTGTGCGTGACGGCGTGAAGCTAGGCAAGTTTCTGATGACAGACGAAGCAGCTGCTAATAACAGGTGGATGGTGTTGGCGGATGTGTGGACGGAGCTCATCATCTACCTGGCGCCGTCGAGCGAGGAGGAGCGTGTGATGGGGCATGAGGGCGCCCTGGTGCAAGGAAGCGAGTTCATCACCGTGCTCTGGGCGCTCACCACCCACATCGGCGTGTCCAGGCCGCCGCCGGCCGACAGGACGCCATGTTGA